One stretch of Macaca nemestrina isolate mMacNem1 chromosome 17, mMacNem.hap1, whole genome shotgun sequence DNA includes these proteins:
- the LOC105473504 gene encoding zinc finger protein 286A isoform X1, with translation MRDSELAKEVRTLCEARDGRAQEGSRKWDPEARGSSNSSGQGDLNWAEEQNLQNKEEVMIMETDLTEMPEKRALSSQDSPHFQEKSTEEGEVAALRLTARSQETVTFKDVAMDFTPEEWGKLDPAQRDVMLENYRNLVSLWLPVSKPENYNLENGKEPLKLERKTPKSSYSDVETRPQSKDSTSVQDFSKAESCKVALIDRLTRNSVYDSNLEAVLECENWLENQPGNQERHLREMFTHMNSLSEETDHEHDVCWKSFNQKSVLITEDRVPKGSYAFHTLEKRLKQKSNLMKKQKTYKEKKPHKCNDCGELFTYHSVLIRHQRVHTGEKPYTCNECGKSFSHRANLTKHQRTHTRILFECSECKKTFTESSSLATHQRIHVGERPYECNECGKGFNRSTHLVQHQLIHTGVKPYECNECDKAFIHSSALIKHQRTHTGEKPYKCQECGKAFSHCSSLTKHQRVHTGEKPYECSECGKTFSQSTHLVQHQRIHTGEKPYECNECGKTFSRSSNFAKHQRIHIGKKPYKCSECGKAFIHSSALIQHQRTHTGEKPFRCNECGKSFKCSSSLIRHQRVHTEEQP, from the exons ATGCGCGACTCCGAGCTGGCCAAAGAAGTTCGTACCCTTTGTGAGGCCCGGGATGGGAG AgcccaggagggaagcaggaaGTGGGACCCCGAGGCCCGGGGGTCTTCTAACTCGTCTGGCCAGGGAGATCTGAATTGGGCTGAAGAGCAGAATCTCCAGAACAAGGAGGAGGTGATGATCATGGAGACAGATTTGACTGAAATGCCTGAGAAAAGAG CTCTGTCTTCCCAGGACTCTCCCCATTTCCAAGAGAAGAGCACAGAAGAGGGAGAAGTGGCTGCTCTGCGCCTCACGGCCAGATCCCAG GAAACAGTGACATTCAAGGATGTGGCCATGGACTTTACGCCAGAGGAGTGGGGGAAGCTGGATCCTGCACAAAGGgatgtgatgctggagaactaTAGGAACCTGGTCTCACTTT ggCTTCCAGTTTCCAAACCTGAGAACTACAACTTGGAGAATGGAAAAGAACCATTGAAGCTTGAGAGAAAAACCCCCAAAAGCAGCTATTCAG ACGTGGAGACTAGACCACAGAGCAAGGATTCAACTTCAGTGCAAGATTTTTCCAAAGCAGAATCATGCAAAGTTGCACTAATAGACAGACTGACACGGAATAGTGTCTATGACTCCAACTTAGAAGCAGTTCTTGAATGTGAAAATTGGTTAGAGAATCAGCCAGGAAATCAGGAGAGACATTTGAGAGAAATGTTCACTCACATGAATTCACTCTCTGAGGAAACAGACCATGAGCATGATGTATGCTGGAAAAGCTTCAATCAGAAATCTGTCCTTATCACTGAAGACAGAGTTCCCAAAGGATCTTATGCCTTTCATACACTTGAAAAAAGgttgaaacaaaaatcaaacttaatgaaaaagcagaaaacttataaagagaaaaaacctCATAAGTGTAATGATTGTGGTGAACTCTTCACCTACCATTCAGTGCTTATTCGACACCAGAGAgtccatactggagagaaaccctataccTGCAATGAATGTGGGAAATCTTTTAGCCACAGAGCTAATTTAACTAAACACCAGAGAACTCATACTAGAATTCTCTTTGAATGCAGTGAATGCAAGAAAACCTTCACAGAAAGCTCATCCCTTGCAACACATCAGAGAATTCACGTTGGAGAGAGACCTTATGAatgcaatgaatgtgggaaagGTTTTAATCGAAGTACACATCTTGTGCAGCATCAGTTGATTCATACTGGAGTGAAGCCTTATGAATGTAACGAATGTGATAaagcttttattcattcatcagcaCTCATTAAACATCAAagaactcatactggagagaaaccttataaatgtcaagaatgtgggaaagcctttagcCATTGCTCATCCCTAACTAAGCATCAGagagttcatactggagagaagccatatgaatgcagtgaatgtggaaaaaCTTTTAGTCAGAGCACACATCTTGTtcaacatcagagaattcatactggagagaaaccctatgagtgtaatgaatgtgggaaaaccTTCAGCCGGAGCTCCAATTTTGCTAAACATCAAAGAATTCATATTGGAAAGAAACCGTACAAATGTAGTGAGTGTGGAAaagccttcattcattcatcagctCTTATTCAACATCAGAGAACTCATACCGGAGAGAAACCCTTTAGATGTAATGAGTGTGGGAAAAGCTTTAAGTGCAGTTCATCTCTCATCAGACATCAAAGAGTTCACACTGAAGAGCAACCCTGA
- the LOC105473504 gene encoding zinc finger protein 286A isoform X3, which yields MRDSELAKEVRTLCEARDGSSVFPGLSPFPREEHRRGRSGCSAPHGQIPGLPVSKPENYNLENGKEPLKLERKTPKSSYSDVETRPQSKDSTSVQDFSKAESCKVALIDRLTRNSVYDSNLEAVLECENWLENQPGNQERHLREMFTHMNSLSEETDHEHDVCWKSFNQKSVLITEDRVPKGSYAFHTLEKRLKQKSNLMKKQKTYKEKKPHKCNDCGELFTYHSVLIRHQRVHTGEKPYTCNECGKSFSHRANLTKHQRTHTRILFECSECKKTFTESSSLATHQRIHVGERPYECNECGKGFNRSTHLVQHQLIHTGVKPYECNECDKAFIHSSALIKHQRTHTGEKPYKCQECGKAFSHCSSLTKHQRVHTGEKPYECSECGKTFSQSTHLVQHQRIHTGEKPYECNECGKTFSRSSNFAKHQRIHIGKKPYKCSECGKAFIHSSALIQHQRTHTGEKPFRCNECGKSFKCSSSLIRHQRVHTEEQP from the exons ATGCGCGACTCCGAGCTGGCCAAAGAAGTTCGTACCCTTTGTGAGGCCCGGGATGGGAG CTCTGTCTTCCCAGGACTCTCCCCATTTCCAAGAGAAGAGCACAGAAGAGGGAGAAGTGGCTGCTCTGCGCCTCACGGCCAGATCCCAG ggCTTCCAGTTTCCAAACCTGAGAACTACAACTTGGAGAATGGAAAAGAACCATTGAAGCTTGAGAGAAAAACCCCCAAAAGCAGCTATTCAG ACGTGGAGACTAGACCACAGAGCAAGGATTCAACTTCAGTGCAAGATTTTTCCAAAGCAGAATCATGCAAAGTTGCACTAATAGACAGACTGACACGGAATAGTGTCTATGACTCCAACTTAGAAGCAGTTCTTGAATGTGAAAATTGGTTAGAGAATCAGCCAGGAAATCAGGAGAGACATTTGAGAGAAATGTTCACTCACATGAATTCACTCTCTGAGGAAACAGACCATGAGCATGATGTATGCTGGAAAAGCTTCAATCAGAAATCTGTCCTTATCACTGAAGACAGAGTTCCCAAAGGATCTTATGCCTTTCATACACTTGAAAAAAGgttgaaacaaaaatcaaacttaatgaaaaagcagaaaacttataaagagaaaaaacctCATAAGTGTAATGATTGTGGTGAACTCTTCACCTACCATTCAGTGCTTATTCGACACCAGAGAgtccatactggagagaaaccctataccTGCAATGAATGTGGGAAATCTTTTAGCCACAGAGCTAATTTAACTAAACACCAGAGAACTCATACTAGAATTCTCTTTGAATGCAGTGAATGCAAGAAAACCTTCACAGAAAGCTCATCCCTTGCAACACATCAGAGAATTCACGTTGGAGAGAGACCTTATGAatgcaatgaatgtgggaaagGTTTTAATCGAAGTACACATCTTGTGCAGCATCAGTTGATTCATACTGGAGTGAAGCCTTATGAATGTAACGAATGTGATAaagcttttattcattcatcagcaCTCATTAAACATCAAagaactcatactggagagaaaccttataaatgtcaagaatgtgggaaagcctttagcCATTGCTCATCCCTAACTAAGCATCAGagagttcatactggagagaagccatatgaatgcagtgaatgtggaaaaaCTTTTAGTCAGAGCACACATCTTGTtcaacatcagagaattcatactggagagaaaccctatgagtgtaatgaatgtgggaaaaccTTCAGCCGGAGCTCCAATTTTGCTAAACATCAAAGAATTCATATTGGAAAGAAACCGTACAAATGTAGTGAGTGTGGAAaagccttcattcattcatcagctCTTATTCAACATCAGAGAACTCATACCGGAGAGAAACCCTTTAGATGTAATGAGTGTGGGAAAAGCTTTAAGTGCAGTTCATCTCTCATCAGACATCAAAGAGTTCACACTGAAGAGCAACCCTGA
- the LOC105473504 gene encoding zinc finger protein 286A isoform X2, with the protein MIMETDLTEMPEKRALSSQDSPHFQEKSTEEGEVAALRLTARSQETVTFKDVAMDFTPEEWGKLDPAQRDVMLENYRNLVSLWLPVSKPENYNLENGKEPLKLERKTPKSSYSDVETRPQSKDSTSVQDFSKAESCKVALIDRLTRNSVYDSNLEAVLECENWLENQPGNQERHLREMFTHMNSLSEETDHEHDVCWKSFNQKSVLITEDRVPKGSYAFHTLEKRLKQKSNLMKKQKTYKEKKPHKCNDCGELFTYHSVLIRHQRVHTGEKPYTCNECGKSFSHRANLTKHQRTHTRILFECSECKKTFTESSSLATHQRIHVGERPYECNECGKGFNRSTHLVQHQLIHTGVKPYECNECDKAFIHSSALIKHQRTHTGEKPYKCQECGKAFSHCSSLTKHQRVHTGEKPYECSECGKTFSQSTHLVQHQRIHTGEKPYECNECGKTFSRSSNFAKHQRIHIGKKPYKCSECGKAFIHSSALIQHQRTHTGEKPFRCNECGKSFKCSSSLIRHQRVHTEEQP; encoded by the exons ATGATCATGGAGACAGATTTGACTGAAATGCCTGAGAAAAGAG CTCTGTCTTCCCAGGACTCTCCCCATTTCCAAGAGAAGAGCACAGAAGAGGGAGAAGTGGCTGCTCTGCGCCTCACGGCCAGATCCCAG GAAACAGTGACATTCAAGGATGTGGCCATGGACTTTACGCCAGAGGAGTGGGGGAAGCTGGATCCTGCACAAAGGgatgtgatgctggagaactaTAGGAACCTGGTCTCACTTT ggCTTCCAGTTTCCAAACCTGAGAACTACAACTTGGAGAATGGAAAAGAACCATTGAAGCTTGAGAGAAAAACCCCCAAAAGCAGCTATTCAG ACGTGGAGACTAGACCACAGAGCAAGGATTCAACTTCAGTGCAAGATTTTTCCAAAGCAGAATCATGCAAAGTTGCACTAATAGACAGACTGACACGGAATAGTGTCTATGACTCCAACTTAGAAGCAGTTCTTGAATGTGAAAATTGGTTAGAGAATCAGCCAGGAAATCAGGAGAGACATTTGAGAGAAATGTTCACTCACATGAATTCACTCTCTGAGGAAACAGACCATGAGCATGATGTATGCTGGAAAAGCTTCAATCAGAAATCTGTCCTTATCACTGAAGACAGAGTTCCCAAAGGATCTTATGCCTTTCATACACTTGAAAAAAGgttgaaacaaaaatcaaacttaatgaaaaagcagaaaacttataaagagaaaaaacctCATAAGTGTAATGATTGTGGTGAACTCTTCACCTACCATTCAGTGCTTATTCGACACCAGAGAgtccatactggagagaaaccctataccTGCAATGAATGTGGGAAATCTTTTAGCCACAGAGCTAATTTAACTAAACACCAGAGAACTCATACTAGAATTCTCTTTGAATGCAGTGAATGCAAGAAAACCTTCACAGAAAGCTCATCCCTTGCAACACATCAGAGAATTCACGTTGGAGAGAGACCTTATGAatgcaatgaatgtgggaaagGTTTTAATCGAAGTACACATCTTGTGCAGCATCAGTTGATTCATACTGGAGTGAAGCCTTATGAATGTAACGAATGTGATAaagcttttattcattcatcagcaCTCATTAAACATCAAagaactcatactggagagaaaccttataaatgtcaagaatgtgggaaagcctttagcCATTGCTCATCCCTAACTAAGCATCAGagagttcatactggagagaagccatatgaatgcagtgaatgtggaaaaaCTTTTAGTCAGAGCACACATCTTGTtcaacatcagagaattcatactggagagaaaccctatgagtgtaatgaatgtgggaaaaccTTCAGCCGGAGCTCCAATTTTGCTAAACATCAAAGAATTCATATTGGAAAGAAACCGTACAAATGTAGTGAGTGTGGAAaagccttcattcattcatcagctCTTATTCAACATCAGAGAACTCATACCGGAGAGAAACCCTTTAGATGTAATGAGTGTGGGAAAAGCTTTAAGTGCAGTTCATCTCTCATCAGACATCAAAGAGTTCACACTGAAGAGCAACCCTGA